One Desmodus rotundus isolate HL8 chromosome 10, HLdesRot8A.1, whole genome shotgun sequence genomic window, ttaaggagcagttacatttacacagtcctaaagttacattcggccctttgaaggcgaccgcgaggccgatgtggcccctggtgaagatgagtttgatgCCCCTAAAGTGTATTTCAGATCGCGTCGCTCCCCCACAAAGTGTTTCCCTGGCTCCTCAGTGTCCCGAAGATCAGTTCAGGCACCTTGGGTCTTTACTGCGAGGCCACCTGGTGGCCGCCATGCCCCCTCGCCCACCACACAACTGTGCTCTGGGCGCCCCAGCATCCACATCACTGAGGGGACACAAGGTCAGGGAGCCATGCCCTCCTCCAGCTCCGACGGCAAGGTGGACTCTGGTCCTGGGGCACCGCCACCCCGACGGACGGGCGCTCGTCATGTACCTTACTCAGCTCTTAGCACCAGGTCTTGCACACAGTAGGCAGCTTGTGCTGCAGGGAAGGGGCCTCTTGTTCTCCTATGTATTTCATAGGCATATTTTGCCACAGCTTTTAGGTTGATGCAAATTTTAAAGGGGGTTTGTGTTTTTTCCTCTGACTTGCTGTAACTGTCCCTGGGCTCCCACCTGCCCCAACAGCACCCTGGGCGTTCCTCGTGGCGGAGCAGCGCCAGGTCCCTGGCCCTTGCTCGTTAAGGACCAGTGGGTTGCCGCCCAGACCCTCAATCCTCCCTGGCCCTGGAGCCTCCACTCACCGTATTGAAGTACTCAACGCCGGTGGCTTCAAACGCCCTCGCCACGGCCTGGGTTGTGGCCACGCAGGCTACAGGGTGGCCATTGCCAATGGACTTGCCCATGGTGACAATGTCGGGGACAAAGTCTTCCCCCTGCAGCTGGAAGGCCCAGAAGTGCTTGCCCACTCGGCCAAAGCCCACTTGAATCTCGTCTGCGACAAAGACCCCTCCGGCCCTGCGGATGTGCCTGCGGTGGAGGACAGAGGGCTGACGGGGGCGGAGCTGTGGCCAGAGGGAtcagagcaggaggagggaggtcTTGGgactgaatcctggctctgccaacGGTAAGGTTGAGGCCTGAGGCAGATGGCTGGCCTTCTAGGGGCCACTGTTTTCTGAGGGGCTCTGAAAAATCTGGTGAACAGGTAAGGCTGAGGTTGGAATGTGGAACAAAGGTCGGGAAGCCCAATTATAGGTCTGGCCTCTGGGGGGCCACCCCTCCCACCTACTCACTTCGCCACCTCCGGGAAGTAGCCAGCAGGGGGAATGATCTGCCCCCCGACACTGGGCAGGGACTCAGCGAAGAAGGCAGCGATCTGTGGACGACAGGGGACGTGGGAACACCGGCGTGCAGGTGCCGAGGGGCGAGCGGAGGCAGTTGTGCTTAATGCTGGCTCAGAGCTGGCTCCAAACAGAAGGAGTTACTGTCATCGCCGTGTCCCCGGTTCGGCCTCCACATCACATCTGAGGgtctgtgactcagttttcttTCAGGCCTCAAACCAACCCTTACAACCCCGAAGCCTCCAGACTCCTGCACTTGGCCGGCTCCAGACAAAATGCActaatccccaccccccaccgcaggcctcttcctcctcagcctCCACCCTAGAACGGAAATGAGGCCCCCATCCCTgtcccagccctccctccaccaGTCAGCAGAGCCTGCGTCCTTCTGTGCCACCTCtgcacccactccctccccagaCTGGGACGCCTGCCTTCCAGGGCAGGTCTGCCAGTCGCTGCCCTGGCCCCCGGCAGGGGCCTTCAGACTAGATGCCTCTTCCAGCTCTCCACTGGGAGATGCCTCAACCCCGGCACTAAGCTTGTCATGTTTAAAAGCTTCCATGACCCCTTCTGCTTCCAGCAGTGACTCCCAAACTGTGCTCTGCCTTGGAGTTGCTTCAGAGGAAACTGCGGGATGAGGGAAAAGGCTGACGCGGTGGCACACCAGTCCCCCACCGGGCTGCCACCAGAGCAGTTGCTTTCCTGGTTTTCTGTATGAGGGTGTGGAGCATCTGAAGCatgtaggccaggcccccaggtctGGCTCTGCCACCCGTGCTGGCAGTGTGGCCTGCTTGCCTCTCCTCTGTGCCGGGACTCCTTCAGTgaggcctcctcccctcctgtcGCCGAGGCCACTGCTCTTCCAGGGTCCAGCACATCTGTCCTGTCTCGAccctctccacctccaccacACTGGCCTGGACCGGCCCCTCATTGCTTACGCGCTCTTGGGCAGGCCCCATCCAAGTGCACTCTGGTCTTACTACCCTCCCTCTTAAAGTCCCTCAGAGGTCTGCCATGGCCTCCAGCCCCTCAGCCTGCGCCTGTGGGCATCCAGCACCAGGTGACCCGCCTCTGGCTGCTCAGGCTGGCCCCACACTCACGTGGCTCCTCACCTTGACGCAGGCTGCTTAGGGCGCCTCTCCTCTTCTGTCCTCAAGCCCACCCTGACTGGCTAACTCCTACTCACCTTCTGTCACTGAAGTCAGGCAGTGCCTCCTCCAAGGACCCCCCTGCACACCCACATGGtccagcctgggccccagggctccTGTAACACCCAGACACACCTCTGGATTGGAGTCTCTGAGGGTACCTGTACCTACTAGCACCAGCGGGCCACAGTGAAGTGGCTGGTGCAGGTGTGGTTACCTGCCTGCCCTGCGCCTGTGCATTGCCGACCACACGCTCCACCTCTCTGGCATAGGCCTCGGCTGGATTGGGATGGTCCTCCCGGTAGAGGCCCCGGTAGGTGTCTGGGAGAGGTGCCTGTGGGGGGGGACAGCGCTGTGTCATCCAGGCTGGGTGCGGGCACCGACCTGTCGCCCCCTTGGGCTGTGCATACCACGTGGACCCACTCCTTCTGGCCATCCAGGTCCCGGAACTTGTATGGGCTGATGTCAATCAGGGAGCTCAGGTGACCGTGGTAagccctggggaggagaggggagggcggGCTCAGGCCCAGGCGGCCTGTGTCTCTGGCCTGGCCTCGACAACTGTGTGCCCTCCCCAGGAGATGCCCCTTTCTGAGGCAGCCCTGAGTCCTCGGGCCAAGGTCAAGCACAGGCCATGGAGTCTGTAAGACCTCCTGCGAGGCCGCTTGCTTGGTGCATAAGGGGGCTCCCGGGGCTAGTCCTGGCCTTTGTAAGGTGGGGCTTCTCTTCAGGGCTGTGATAAGCTGTCCACGTGCTAAGGCTCTGACCCTGGCCTTGTGCGGCACGTGGGGGCCACTGTCGGGCCAGCTTCAATGCCTCCAATGTGGGACCaactgccccctcccaccagagCTTTCGCAGCTCCCCAGAAGCTGCCCACCTACGAGAGAGATTAGGAAAAGGCCCCcctggtgtgtgtgtataggggGGGTGAGTCTCTGTAGCCACAGCACCCCTGCTTCCTGCCCATGGCACCAGAAGCCAAAGCCTCACCGACCCCCACCAGGTGGCAGGTCCAGGCCTTGGGCGCAGGCCCAGGCTTTGGGATCGGCACTTACTGCTCTAACACCACCACGTCCCAGTGTCCCGTGTACTGGCGGGCCAGCCTCAGGGCCAGGTCGTTGGCCTCCGACCTGTGGTGGAAAAGGAGGGCACTGCGCTGCCAGCTGTCCGAGGGCTGTCCCTACTGGGGCCCTGCTTCCTCCACAGaagcccagagggaagggggagcccTGCCAGCAGCAAGAACTCTTGGGGTCCCGTTCATTAGTCATGCAGCAAAAACTCATCAAATGCCTGCCTTGTGCTAGGAGGGGGGCAGGGGTTTGCAAAAACAGATGTGTCctgaaaaccaaccaaccaatcaaacaaaacccaaacaaaggAAGAACGATCATGTTGGTAAGTGCCTTAGGAGTGCCGAGCACCGGAGGGGGCCCTGCTTTAGATAAGGGGGCATTCCAGGCTGAAGTGTGTCCCGCAAAGTTCCTATGTTGACGTTCTAACTCCCAGCACTTCAGAATGCATCTGTATGTGCAGACAGGGCCTTAGAGAGGTGACGAAGTTAACATGGGACCGTGAGGGTGGCCCTCATCCAACCTCAGCAATGTCCCCGTAAGAAGAAGAAATGTGGACACAGAGACACCAGGGGCTGGTGTGCACAGAGGACAGACCGCGTGCAGACAGCGAGGCGGCCACCTGCAAACCACAGGGAGGCCGTGAAGGAACCACACCTGAGGACACCCTGCTCTCGGCCCCGGCCCCCAGGACTGCGGGAAGACAAATGGCCGCCATCGAAGCCTCCCTGGGGCAGGCTGAGCTGGCTACCGGGTCAGGGCAGGGCTCTGTGAGGGGCCAGTACCTGCACTGCCTCCCCAGGGAGAGGTTTCCAGCACAGCGAgtggcatgtgcaaaggcctggagacAGAAAAGAGCTCGGTGTGCTCGGGAACCGAGAGAGGACGGGGAGGCCAGAGGTGAGCAGCAGTGGGGAGACACACGGGGCCATCTTCACAGGGCCTGGCACGGAGCCCGGATTTCCTTCTTGGGGCCATGCAAAGCTACCAGAGTTTTAGTCAGAGGAGAGACATGACCTAGCTTCCACGTGAGGAGGAAGCCTCCGGCTGTGACTAATGGCGTAGAAGGGAGTTAAAGTGGAAGTGAATCCTCTGGGCTTGTCAGCTTTAGCGTGCTGCCCCTCCTCCATCTACAGTAGtcgtaaaataaaaaagaacacactGATTCAAGGAAAAAAGTGGAAGTGAGGAGACCAAGGACATGCAGCGAGAGCATGTGGTAGCTATGGAGATGGACAGAAGTGGATGGAGACATCCTGCAGACAGGTGAGACAGGCCAGATGTAGgaccggggtggggggaaggtttCTGCCTTGAACAGAGATGTGGATGGTACTGCCATTGATAAGGCGAGACCACGTGTGGGGTGTTAGTGAGGGTGATGTCCTCGTGGGAAGGTCTGGGGTAGGTGCCTGGGAAAGCGAGGGAGAGCCGGGGCCATGGTCCCCCACCAGGCATCGGCAGAAGACGATCACCTCCTTCCTGTCTTTTCGATACATAGAGTTGGGGATGTTCCAGTCAAACaggccctgaccagcgtggctcggTGGGGTGGGCATTGCACCGCAAACTGGAAAGTGGCCActccgattcctggtcagggtgcatgcctgcctgggttgcgggccaggaccctGGTTGAGGGCGAGTAAGAGGCAGCCgattggtttctctccctctctttctctctccttttccctctctcttaactaaataaattcttaaaaaaataaaaagaggtcaAGTGGGGGGTTAGAATTGTGAGGCTAGAACACATGGGAAGCATCTGGGCTTGAGACACACACTGGGGAGTCGCCAGCACGTGGTGACTAGTAATCCCGTGGGAACAGATGAGACCACGAAGGGAAAGCGCCCAGAGTGGACCTGCCCTACAGAACAGAGGAATCGGCAAAGGAGCCGGGAGGGCTGGCCAGAAGCTAGGGGAAGCTGGGAGTGTGCAGTGCCCTGGAGGCAAGGCCGGAGCCCTTCTAGAGAGAGTGGTAACTGCCAGCGTTGCTGAGAGACAGCAAGACAAGGGCAGCAAAGGGCCCACTGGATTTGGCAACGTGGAAATCTCTGGAATCCACAGAGTACATCTGGTGGAGTAACCCAGCAAAGGTCCCTTTCTGCACCGCCAAGGAAGCTCCCACTCCTGGACCCAGCCCCCCACTCTTCCCAGAGAGGTTCCCATTCTGGCTTCCCTCCCCTGTGTGGATGGCCCTGGGCAAACTACTTCCTTTTTTTGAatgtctgtttccttatctgtaaaatgaagatgtaAATTCCGCTTCCTAGAAATTACCATGCGGGAGAGAATGACAAACGTACTACGCAAATGGCAACGACGATGATGACAATAGTTACTAGGACCTAAATGCCTCAACCTACGGTGTGTTGAAATGTTCTCCCCCCGGACGCTGGCCTGCTTCTGTGGACACGTCATCATCTGCCACTGTTGTCTCCACTGTCATTCCTCAGTGTGAGCTGCCATCACCTGTCACCTGGCTGCTGAAATGGCGCCCCATGGTGACCACTATCGATCTCCCCCGGACCTGATGACATCACGCATCTGATCAAAACCCTCCGGTGACTTCCAATGCTCTTATGATACAAACAGACTCTTTACTCGGTTGACGAGGCCCTGGCCCAGGGGTCCCGCATCCCTCCCGTGTCTGCTCATACCTTCCCTCCTTCACCGGCTGCCTTTCAGTGCCTCACGTGGGCTGGGCCAAGACTCTGCCTGCCGCAGGGCCCCGGCACAGGCTGCCCCGTGTGGTGGGAACCTGGACAAGCACACTCGTCTCCCGGGCAGCTCTCGGTCTGACGTCACTCTTCAGGAACGCCTTCCCCATCCCCCCAGAGCAGGCCAGGCCTGCTTCTGTGCCGCAGGAGATCCTGCACTTTTCCTCCAGGCAATGACCCCCCACCCgcataatgttttatttctttgaagaatCACTTGATGTTTTGTTTCTGACTGAGTAAGCAGGGATTTGGTTGCAGCCCCAGCACTGGGCCGTGTATTTCCAAGGCAGAAATAAAGGCAGGCGTTACCAGGGTGAGCCCTGCCAACGATCCTGGAAGGGAGTCAATGGCACCTCTTACCAAGAGACCAGGCAGCTGGGTCGACAGAGTAAGCACAGGGTCTACAGCTGGGAAGCCCGGGCACCTGCCGAGCGAGGGCTGCCTCTTCTCCAGTCCACATTCGGTCGGCTCTACTATGCTTGTCTTGTTCGGGGGCTGGCCACAGGGCACTTACCCAGAGTTcaggaaataaaacacacagaGCGCCTCTGGCAGGGTCTCGGACAGCCTTTGTGCGAAATCCACAATGTTGTCGTGCAGGTATCGGCTGTTGGTGTTGAGCACTTGGTTCTGTTCGTGTGCTGCTCGGACCACGAGAGGGTGGCAGTGTCCAACTGGAAGAAGGCCACCTCCATCACACAGCTGACTCTGCTCAACTGATCCTCCCAGGCCTCCCCATCCCCAATCTGAACACCCCGCTGGGGGAGACACAGTTATGGAGGGAGAGGTGGACAGGAAAGAGGGAAGTGTGAAGACAGAGGTGGGAGACAGAGGTCAGTTCTGGAAAAGGGAGACCTAGAAAGGAGTCCCTGAGGTTTGGGCAGAGGAAAAGTTCTCTGGCAGAAACGTACTTAGAGACCATATCtttggtaggggtgggggtgtctgGCTGCAGGCTTGACCTCACCAGTCAGTGGGAGCTGGGGGTAATGACTGCCAAAGGCCAAAGATGATGCTAACAGCGAGCTCCCGCGGGAGCTAACCAGGAGCCAGGCACTCAAGCAAATTGCATGAGTTAACTCAATCCTCCAAAACACTATGCGGTGGGTACCCGGTATTATCAtgcctattttgcagatgagcaaactgaggaacagagaattAAGTCATTTGCCTAAGATTACAGAGTTAATAAGTGAAGGACAGGGGTATGAACCCAGGCATGCCGGGACTAGAGCCCCTGCTTTTAGCTTCTGCTTTATTAACCTGACAGGTGCCTGCTGAGTCTCAGACTCGCTTTCCCCCATCAGCTCCCGCGGCCTGACCTGGATAACTGAATTCCTACCTCCGTTTCCTTGCCCAGGACCTGAGATGGTCGCCGGGGCAGATCCCTGCCATCACCCCCAGCACTTGGCCAGGAGAGCCCATTGCTAGTCGCGGCTGGGCTGACTGCTGCTCTCTGAGCTTGAGGTCAGTCCCAAGTGGAACTGGACTCCAGACCGGGGTCTCTGACTGCTGCCGGGTTTAGCACCGCTTCTGCACGGAAGCGCCTACAGCTACACCAGAAAGACTGGGCCTCCCTCTGCTCAGCTCTCCCCAAGTGCTCCcgcctctctgcacctcaggaTCCCCCTTGGACCGGGTTCACCGCCCcggcctcctctcctgccccgccAGCCTGCGGGATGGTACTGACCGTGAGCCACATTGTTGATGCAATCGATGTATTCCGCCCCCTGTTCATCATACATGTACTGCCCTTGGCCCCGGACAATCTTAATAGGATCCTCAGGAAAAAGGAGTCTGCAGGAAGAGCTGTGGGGACAGGCCAAAACAGTGGACAGCCACGCCTGAAGACCCAAAGGGAGAAGCCCACCCATCAGAGCGCCCCCACCCTTTCAGTTTCTGGAAAGCACAAAAGCTGGCAGGGCACCGTGCTGCTCCTGCCTCCAGTGCCCCACTCCGCAGGTgaggctggaaaggaggaaaaggagggcgTAAGCACTTGGGAGGCTACGTGGTTCCGGTACCCACATCAGTCCCTTGAATCCCCGGAAAAGGTGGCCGCCGAGACCTTCGGGGCTCCTCCCTTAGGCTGTGTTTCTTTgcaggggtgggagtgaggggggcacCCCAGCAGGTGCCGGCGCGGGCCCTCAGGGGTTCTTGCCAGCCAAGTTACGCGGCTGCCCCGCGGGCTGCAACTCCCAGCTCCAGCCCGAGGCTGCCCCGCGCCCCGCCGAGGGCCCCAGGGGCAGGCCCAGGGAGGAGGCTCGCGGAGGCTGCCAGTGACACggcgccccacccccgccctgcgtCTCTCCGCGTCGGCCCCAGAAGGCGTCCCTCCCGGGCCAGGCCAGGTCCTCCCAGGCGCCACGCAAGGGCCTTCTCGCGGGTGAAGGCCGCGGAGAGGGCGGTGGCTGCGGGAGGGCGGGCGGAGGGGCGGCCGCCCGGCCCCACGGCGGGGCGCCGAGCCTCCGAGACAAGgggagcgggggcggggcggggtcgCGGGGCCGCGGGCTCCGCGCAGGACGTGCGTGCGTCGTGCGTGCGCGCCGCCCGCGCCGCCGTCTCGTTACCTGAGCAGCTGCCGCCGCCGAGCCAGCGTCGCCGCCTTCCCGCGCGGAGCCGAGGCCATGACGCCGGCGGCGGGGTGCCGAGACGAAGGTCGAAGGCGCGGGGCCCCGCCcggcccgcccggccccgccccgcccccgcccgcggCCGGTGTCGTGAGTGAATTCTCTGGGCGAGCGAGCCCCGTGGGCTTCCCACGGCCAAGGCGTTCTGTGGAAAGCGCCGCGCGGGAGCGGGGTCCGTGCTGTCCCCGCGGCGTACCTCGGGGCTCGCCCTTCGGGCCCCGGCGGCTTCCCTGCCCTGCGTGGGAGGGGCCCCGGGGGTGTCCGCCGCGGCTCCCGCACCTGGGCGGGCTCTGAGCTCGGCGGGCCTCGCCCGGGACCCCGGGCGCAGTCTCTGGGTCGCCTTCCCAGTGCGTGAGTTGGGACGCGCCGTGAGCGGTCGCTGGGCCCGCAGGCGGGGTGGGCGGGCGCTGTACcgcgctgggggggggggggggttggtcgTGAGGTGTTCAGGCAGGAGGAGAGTTGGGGGCATCCTTGCCGCTTAAAGTAAGGACACGGCCCGGAAGCGgacagggctctgccctcagacGCACAGCGAGTGGGCAGCACAGGccggcctcccagcccaggggccGGGAGAGCAGGCAGATCCCCTCCACGGTGGAGCCCTGGCACTTTCTGCCTTGATGGACTCCAAGAACAAGGGGCCACGGTGCCCTGCTTTGCTCCCTCGTTGCTGATTTCTTCATCTCTTCCCCCCATAAGAATGTAGAATGTTTATTAAGGCATTTATTAAAGAACACTTGgagtttctttttcctctttctttttaaaaaaggtttcatttatttatttttagagagaggagaaagagagggaaacattagtatgtggttgcctttcaggcaccctctactgggggcctggcccacaagccaggcgaGTGCCGGGGCTGCGAATAGAACCAGCGACTCCTCGCTTTGCAGGGCTCAGTCCCTGAGCCCCACCCGCCGGGACCTCTTTCCGTTGTGATAACATACACATGCCGCAAAATTTGACCGTCTTCGCTGTGTTCCCTTCCTGCGACCATCACTACCACCCACTCTGGGACTTTCTCATCTGCTAAACTGGATGGCGTTTCTtacgtgttttttttttcccccagtgagCAATAATCGtgcctcagataaacctcattggctatgaTACGGCCACTGTGCAAAGCTAGAAGTTTCTCACTTTTACTGTAAAATGGTATCGAACCTTATGTGtgattcttgaaaaaaaaaatttctccccAGTTAACCAAACGTGCTGCCCACATACAGGGCAGGGGAACTTGACCCTCAGAAAGGAAGTACAGGCAACCCTTTGGGGCCCTGCCTCgtggcccagggcagctgggagaAGTTAGGTTGGCTCAGAGTTTCCCAGTCCGAGGGCTGAGGCGGCAGCCAGTCCCAGCCCACACCTCACCCACTCGGGACGTCCAAGGCTAGGCGGAAGTACAGGTGGAGGTCAAGCCAGGCCTCCAGCTGGACGGTTTCCTGGGCCAAGAGTATGTATGTCAGGGGCAGGGCAACACCAGGAagcctctccttcctgctcagaAAGCCCActcacccctgcccctggccccaggCTAGCGCTCCTGTATCCACTGTCTCAGCAGTCCACAGCCTTTGGGCACCAGGGACGGTGTCATAAAGACCCACAGACTGGGTCTGGGGGAGAAAGgggtggtttcaggatgattccaGCACGTTACAGTCAAGCTCACCGCCTGATGTGTGGCCCGGTTCCTAATAGGCCCAGACTGGTACCCTTGCCCTGAAAAGTTGAGGACCCCTGCATTATCTCATTCCCAGCCTTCTAGGGGCCAGTGGAAGCCAAGAGGGCAGGGAATGGGAGGAAGTGCCCAGTCTGAACCCAGGGCGCGGTGTTTCTCAAGGCCGGCAGCACGGGCACTCCCAGGTAGATGGCGCATCACGATGCAGGACTGCCTGTGCGTTTCAGATGCCTGATGTCCCCGGGCCTGGCCACCGAACGCAAGGAGTGTCCCCCTGTCACGGTGACAGCCAGGAGCAGCCCGTGTAGTATCCTAGGGATCAGGAGGAGGGAGACCTGGGTCAACCCCCTCCTGTGAGGGGGCAGGAATTTCTGTGATTAGTTTAGCTACAGTGGAGCCGGCAGGACTCAATAAACGCTTCCCTTTCTTCTGGAAGGGGGCCGCTTTTGACACGGAGACAGGAAACCCTTGCTCCCTGAGGCTCAGCTGGGAGGCAGGGCACTCACCCGTGTCTCAGCTGGGACCTTGAGTAAGTCATTCACTCTTCTGTAGtttctcacccccccccccctccccgcaagCTCTTAGAACAATTTGTAGGCGCTAAAATGGGAAGTTTGCAGTTGAAAAGTTTGCAAACTAGGTGCAGGGTGTGAGGCTACAGGGGGGCAGCAGTGGGTGGCAAATAGCCTAGTCCTGCCCGAAGGAGCAGCTTAAAGGACCTCCTGTGATGTGTGGGGAGGGGAACATGTGGTTTCTCCCACGGAGAGAATCTGTCTGCCGATCACCCCGCATCATGGTGCTGCCCAGCCGACTGCGCCCTGACAAGCAGCTTCAGAAGACAATTCTGGTTATTTCTCCCTCGGCAGAGGACGACCCCCTCACAGCCTCCGTTTCTTCACACGTCCAACGGAGGTGGTGACGTGAACCACATATGTGCCCCCCTCCACAGGCTGGTGGGGGGACCCTGAGGGtcctgggtggagtggggagcaAGTGCAAACTGTAGAGTGCAGTGGGTTTGTGAGGTTATGCTGGGACACCAGAGGGCGCTCGGACAGCCTGTGACCTCACCAGTCGGTCGTCAGAGCCCCACTGGGCCCCTTCCTCTTCAAGCCGCTGGCTTCCCTGCTGAGCCAGACTGGCCGGCTGAGCAGTGGCCTGCCCCTCATCGCCAGCAGCTTAGGGAGACAGCGGCGAGGACCTGACACATTCCTCCTCCTCAGCCAGGGTGTGGGTGGGCCTCTTCTGCTCCACCAGAGTGGGGGCTTGGGGGGCTGCCCAAACTGCGGCTCTCCTTAGGCCTCAGCCCTCGGAGGGAGAGGGCCTGAGGTGCTATCACCGCAGGCACCTTCTTGTCCACACCGCCCCGGATGTGCTTGGTTTTGTCATCTGTGTGATGGGCACATTGGCTGGGTCCCTCTCTCAGGGCTGTTCAAAGGACCAGCTGGAGCGAGTGATGTGGAAACGCTTTGCCAGACTCTGGCCCTTGCTTGGTCTTGGAGTGGGGAGGAGCGTGAGAACTCGGAATCACAG contains:
- the PHYKPL gene encoding 5-phosphohydroxy-L-lysine phospho-lyase isoform X1; amino-acid sequence: MGGLLPLGLQAWLSTVLACPHSSSCRLLFPEDPIKIVRGQGQYMYDEQGAEYIDCINNVAHVGHCHPLVVRAAHEQNQVLNTNSRYLHDNIVDFAQRLSETLPEALCVFYFLNSGSEANDLALRLARQYTGHWDVVVLEQAYHGHLSSLIDISPYKFRDLDGQKEWVHVAPLPDTYRGLYREDHPNPAEAYAREVERVVGNAQAQGRQIAAFFAESLPSVGGQIIPPAGYFPEVAKHIRRAGGVFVADEIQVGFGRVGKHFWAFQLQGEDFVPDIVTMGKSIGNGHPVACVATTQAVARAFEATGVEYFNTFGGSPVSCAVGLAVLDVLEKERLQAHAAHVGSFLMELLRQQKAKHPIIGDIRGVGLFIGVDLIKDEATRTPATKEADYLVSRLKENYILLSTDGPGRNVLKFKPPMCFSLDNVQHVVAKLDAILTDMEEKVRSCETLRSQPCGSPAEPEPRPSLAAAQPGHPGEPFLFLPALPHQRPD
- the PHYKPL gene encoding 5-phosphohydroxy-L-lysine phospho-lyase isoform X2; this translates as MASAPRGKAATLARRRQLLSSSCRLLFPEDPIKIVRGQGQYMYDEQGAEYIDCINNVAHVGHCHPLVVRAAHEQNQVLNTNSRYLHDNIVDFAQRLSETLPEALCVFYFLNSGSEANDLALRLARQYTGHWDVVVLEQAYHGHLSSLIDISPYKFRDLDGQKEWVHVAPLPDTYRGLYREDHPNPAEAYAREVERVVGNAQAQGRQIAAFFAESLPSVGGQIIPPAGYFPEVAKHIRRAGGVFVADEIQVGFGRVGKHFWAFQLQGEDFVPDIVTMGKSIGNGHPVACVATTQAVARAFEATGVEYFNTFGGSPVSCAVGLAVLDVLEKERLQAHAAHVGSFLMELLRQQKAKHPIIGDIRGVGLFIGVDLIKDEATRTPATKEADYLVSRLKENYILLSTDGPGRNVLKFKPPMCFSLDNVQHVVAKLDAILTDMEEKVRSCETLRSQPCGSPAEPEPRPSLAAAQPGHPGEPFLFLPALPHQRPD
- the PHYKPL gene encoding 5-phosphohydroxy-L-lysine phospho-lyase isoform X4; this encodes MGGLLPLGLQAWLSTVLACPHSSSCRLLFPEDPIKIVRGQGQYMYDEQGAEYIDCINNVAHVGHCHPLVVRAAHEQNQVLNTNSRYLHDNIVDFAQRLSETLPEALCVFYFLNSGSEANDLALRLARQYTGHWDVVVLEQAYHGHLSSLIDISPYKFRDLDGQKEWVHVAPLPDTYRGLYREDHPNPAEAYAREVERVVGNAQAQGRQIAAFFAESLPSVGGQIIPPAGYFPEVAKHIRRAGGVFVADEIQVGFGRVGKHFWAFQLQGEDFVPDIVTMGKSIGNGHPVACVATTQAVARAFEATGVEYFNTFGGSPVSCAVGLAVLDVLEKERLQAHAAHVGSFLMELLRQQKAKHPIIGDIRGVGLFIGVDLIKDEATRTPATKEADYLVSRLKENYILLSTDGPGRNVLKFKPPMCFSLDNVQHVVAKLDAILTDMEEKVRSCETLRSQPCGSPAEPEPRPSLENEAFHSNV
- the PHYKPL gene encoding 5-phosphohydroxy-L-lysine phospho-lyase isoform X6, which produces MGGLLPLGLQAWLSTVLACPHSSSCRLLFPEDPIKIVRGQGQYMYDEQGAEYIDCINNVAHVGHCHPLVVRAAHEQNQVLNTNSRYLHDNIVDFAQRLSETLPEALCVFYFLNSGSEANDLALRLARQYTGHWDVVVLEQAYHGHLSSLIDISPYKFRDLDGQKEWVHVAPLPDTYRGLYREDHPNPAEAYAREVERVVGNAQAQGRQIAAFFAESLPSVGGQIIPPAGYFPEVAKHIRRAGGVFVADEIQVGFGRVGKHFWAFQLQGEDFVPDIVTMGKSIGNGHPVACVATTQAVARAFEATGVEYFNTFGGSPVSCAVGLAVLDVLEKERLQAHAAHVGSFLMELLRQQKAKHPIIGDIRLKENYILLSTDGPGRNVLKFKPPMCFSLDNVQHVVAKLDAILTDMEEKVRSCETLRSQPCGSPAEPEPRPSLAAAQPGHPGEPFLFLPALPHQRPD
- the PHYKPL gene encoding 5-phosphohydroxy-L-lysine phospho-lyase isoform X5, which produces MGGLLPLGLQAWLSTVLACPHSSSCRLLFPEDPIKIVRGQGQYMYDEQGAEYIDCINNVAHVGHCHPLVVRAAHEQNQVLNTNSRYLHDNIVDFAQRLSETLPEALCVFYFLNSGAYHGHLSSLIDISPYKFRDLDGQKEWVHVAPLPDTYRGLYREDHPNPAEAYAREVERVVGNAQAQGRQIAAFFAESLPSVGGQIIPPAGYFPEVAKHIRRAGGVFVADEIQVGFGRVGKHFWAFQLQGEDFVPDIVTMGKSIGNGHPVACVATTQAVARAFEATGVEYFNTFGGSPVSCAVGLAVLDVLEKERLQAHAAHVGSFLMELLRQQKAKHPIIGDIRGVGLFIGVDLIKDEATRTPATKEADYLVSRLKENYILLSTDGPGRNVLKFKPPMCFSLDNVQHVVAKLDAILTDMEEKVRSCETLRSQPCGSPAEPEPRPSLAAAQPGHPGEPFLFLPALPHQRPD
- the PHYKPL gene encoding 5-phosphohydroxy-L-lysine phospho-lyase isoform X7 produces the protein MYDEQGAEYIDCINNVAHVGHCHPLVVRAAHEQNQVLNTNSRYLHDNIVDFAQRLSETLPEALCVFYFLNSGSEANDLALRLARQYTGHWDVVVLEQAYHGHLSSLIDISPYKFRDLDGQKEWVHVAPLPDTYRGLYREDHPNPAEAYAREVERVVGNAQAQGRQIAAFFAESLPSVGGQIIPPAGYFPEVAKHIRRAGGVFVADEIQVGFGRVGKHFWAFQLQGEDFVPDIVTMGKSIGNGHPVACVATTQAVARAFEATGVEYFNTFGGSPVSCAVGLAVLDVLEKERLQAHAAHVGSFLMELLRQQKAKHPIIGDIRGVGLFIGVDLIKDEATRTPATKEADYLVSRLKENYILLSTDGPGRNVLKFKPPMCFSLDNVQHVVAKLDAILTDMEEKVRSCETLRSQPCGSPAEPEPRPSLAAAQPGHPGEPFLFLPALPHQRPD